A genome region from Myripristis murdjan chromosome 16, fMyrMur1.1, whole genome shotgun sequence includes the following:
- the LOC115373632 gene encoding nuclear pore membrane glycoprotein 210, giving the protein MGECTICSLEIWPKVLFFTITFLSVSQSTRLNTPKLLFPHSSRVSINFTIAAENGCYEWQSSRPETVSVHPLSASKPPSVLQSSTCSQQVLVSALSASSTLNTSRTTSIIRAEDPVTGHTLLCEVIVSHIRQIQILTTTRHVFTDEPPLELAITALDSEGNTFSSVSGLQFVWRIAKDPDAAEVIRFVSFSETGYFAPHHIVSLEEAGQRGDRVLLEGLSTGIAQVQVWLSDPEYKSVKPATVSIVVTDRLHLSPSQDIYLLPGSTLLVHVWKSGPYKNKDVTLSVNGYQLSVERAQDEDGDVITVDQDTATVTAVQKGHATLTLSHPSLVLSAEPLVPRCSIFVVDPSYLTLLVEEEANRWVLEVGRHYHLRVHVHDQEGHVVNMPNNVVLTVEMSDSLFYVLESSANNTFHVVETYRPGHTVIKASLLSIVIVSGSQTLPLTPPITVHQEVEIYEPLILKPPLLVLPWQPEGHLYQHHIQVEGGSGAVSWSESDSNVAVVTVKGDVIAGKKLGQTEIQAADMLNPRHTATGQVFVLRPAHVELLPQRGDCRVGETIMLPMAVWGERQGQASSQGTTYQNSPMLINLLEVTDCSLMKLHVTTQPTGVFVPAQDPVGRGPGYCAGLQMEAVGPGHTLVTVTIEADQYNISSMATLAAHTPLRASVSEVVLSVRASCLIIFEAGPKPWPLVPARFYSNIHIIDSKEVWEGLEVETVSQSEPRKGQQHAFRVTCLALGEQWLVFTSGNTPGPLNEQPSKEESRVKVACSSPASLSLSLLPFSPSSSSFSSSILSSFQPKPCPQSQHATSMLSVSYNRGAELQLAVFDQQGVQFDNFSSCLVHWHSSNSTLLSLPVSSHMVLADTLTASGLFKLHGRQVLHAHGHTGVASITVTLTLVESLFSTPLTTSMQLRLVKDIQWSRHTLTLYNHPEITDNLTIVHGSGHYIVHLQDKELANITYMEDSNVIQVSPTKPGVSSLLAYDLCVASGQPAVASLSVSEISGFQIDFVDIVEVHHSALVVARVLNSNREPFPQASLALMHLKLIPSSEIITVEPAGPLDRVSVGYRVLSHAVGVVSLHLSAVDSRGGVHTSSHKQLQVYPKFTLQPRSLALAVGSIRQVKWEGGPQPQSRMGLSVSDTRIATVTDTGLVCGIAVGVVKIRGALQTVTQDSGALLTFAQDEIDVEVFSLTAVRIQAPLVQLFVGTEMPVYVMGSDSSQNPLALGSVESGLLFHWSLGNPGVVDIQPRHTQAGVTVSPAHSFSVLVKARVVGRTSLRVTVELANHTVESPQQLSDEIQLVVFQEMQLKEGTTRSILMSPYSQYTLQSNKDTICPVRYALCQCVKGQGLVTVDSQGVLRTGPDTGSALLEVIAVETCGVSQTLLISVQVSPVWFVRLFMLSPHSVRGRSQPAFPLGWTIRVRALLYDNLGQQFHAHNINTHILTNRDDLVQVIPDSDGHSFVVQTVSAGLTVLGVQGEPTNPSLSDYTPLTVLPAIAAPPQSFKPGDLFCFSTLLTGDHGQLGQWAVSSDQMLLIDPETGAALAKHPGTVVVYYKLGGQQALKEVNVDSPVIPTLLPPVHGFLTNWPNASYYSVLVEMHTNVKNTASCTLSQRKAIERKLHPEAELHCTLHFSAPYLQLNILQAVFEASPHYDPDTGAYSCRVSVQPQEESVLQMLSTLPLTISLSASLRSQSPLPLLPLLSLSQPLSGHPVKLPYLPAFHCPMSALSLTGSQPKAELTVMGTKDMLSSLKFHSSSPDVVLSEPRHFEESSSVVLSVSTSWDRVRGLPHPTTTITVNTSLTQQTCIITVTVRPASQMSTG; this is encoded by the exons ATGGGTGAGTGTACCATATGCAGCCTGGAAATATGGcctaaagttttgttttttaccataacttttctctctgtgagtCAGTCAACGAGGCTGAATACTCCGAAACTACTTTTTCCTCACTCAAGTCGTGTCAGCATAAATTTTACAATTGCAGCGGAAAATGGTTGTTATGAATG GCAGTCCTCTAGACCTGAGACAGTCAGTGTCCatcctctgtctgcctccaaGCCTCCCTCTGTGCTGCAGTCCTCCACCTGCAGCCAGCAGGTCCTCGTCTCTGCTCTGTCAGCGTCCTCCACGCTCAACACCAGCCGCACTACCAGCATCATAAGAGCAGAGGACCCTG TTACTGGCCACACCTTGTTGTGCGAAGTCATAGTCAGTCACATTCGACAGATTCAGATTCTGACAACAACTCGCCATGTGTTCACTGATGAGCCGCCCCTGGAGCTGGCAATCACAGCCCTGGACTCAGAAG GAAACACTTTCAGTAGTGTGTCAGGTTTGCAGTTTGTGTGGAGAATAGCAAAGGATCCAGATGCAGCTGAGGTCATACG ATTTGTGTCTTTCTCTGAGACGGGGTATTTTGCCCCACATCACATCGTGTCCCTGGAGGAAGCAGGGCAGAGGGGGGACAGGGTGCTGTTGGAGGGGCTGAGCACTGGCATTGCCCAAGTACAGGTCTGGCTCTCAGACCCTGAGTACAAG TCGGTGAAACCAGCAACTGTCAGCATAGTTGTGACTGACAGGCTCCACCTCAGCCCCTCCCAGGACATTTACCTACTGCCGGGCTCCACCCTCCTCGTTCATGTCTGGAAGAGCGGGCCCTACAAAAACAAAG atGTGACTCTTAGTGTGAACGGGTACCAACTGTCTGTAGAACGAGCCCAAGATGAGgatggtgatgtcatcactgtgGACCAGGACACAGCCACTGTGACAGCAGTCCAGAAGGGACACGCCACATTGACCCTCTCCCATCCCA GCCTAGTCCTCTCAGCTGAACCCCTTGTGCCCCGGTGCTCCATCTTTGTAGTGGACCCCAGCTACCTCA CCCtgttggtggaggaggaggcaaaCAGATGGGTACTGGAGGTTGGACGTCATTATCACCTGAGAGTGCATGTCCACGATCAAGAGGGACATGTTGTAAACATGCCAAAT aaTGTGGTGCTGACAGTGGAGATGAGTGACTCGCTTTTTTATGTACTGGAATCTTCTGCTAACAACACCTTTCATGTGGTGGAGACGTACAGGCCTGGACACACTGTTATAAAAGCCTCGCTCCTCAGTATAGTCATAGTGAGT GGTAGTCAAACTCTTCCACTGACCCCACCGATCACAGTTCACCAGGAAGTGGAGATCTATGAACCCCTCATTCTGAAGCCACCTCTCTTGGTGTTGCCCTGGCAACCAGAGGGACACCTCTACCAGCACCACATAcag GTCGAGGGGGGGAGCGGTGCTGTGAGCTGGTCAGAGAGTGACAGTAATGTTGCAGTGGTGACTGTGAAAGGAGATGTAATAGCCGGAAAGAAGCTGGGCCAGACTGAGATCCAGGCAGCAGACATGCTTAACCCTCGCCACACTGCCACCGGACAG GTGTTTGTACTGAGACCAGCTCATGTGGAGCTCCTGCCCCAGAGAGGAGACTGCAGGGTGGGGGAGACCATTATGCTGCCCATGGCTGTGTGGGGGGAGAGACAG GGCCAAGCCTCCTCCCAGGGTACCACCTATCAGAACTCTCCCATGCTAATCAACCTTTTGGAAGTCACAGACTGCTCCCTGATGAAGCTCCATGTCACCACACAGCCTACGGGAGTTTTTGTCCCAGCCCAAG accCTGTTGGTCGTGGTCCTGGTTACTGTGCAGGTCTACAGATGGAGGCAGTGGGTCCAGGGCATACCCTCGTCACTGTTACCATAGAAGCGGACCAATACAACATTAGCTCCATGGCAACGCTAGCTGCCCACACTCCCCTCAGG GCCTCAGTGTCTGAGGTGGTGCTCTCTGTCAGAGCATCATGCCTCATTATCTTTGAGGCTGGGCCCAAGCCGTGGCCCCTGGTCCCTGCACGTTTCTATAGCAACATCCATATCATAGACAGCAAGGAGGTATGGGAAGGGCTGGAGGTGGagacagtcagccaatcagagcccagGAAAGGCCAGCAGCATGCCTTCAGGGTTACCTGCCTGGCCCTGGGCGAGCAG tGGCTTGTGTTCACCAGTGGGAATACACCAGGTCCTCTGAATGAGCAGCCATcgaaggaggagagcagggtGAAAGTGGCCTGCAGCTCTCctgcctctttgtctctctccctccttccgttctccccctcctcctcatccttctcctcctccatcctgtcCTCTTTCCAGCCCAAACCATGTCCTCAGTCCCAGCACGCCACAAGCATG TTGTCAGTGTCATACAATAGGGGTGCAGAGCTACAGTTGGCAGTATTTGACCAGCAGGGGGTGCAGTTTGACAACTTCAGCTCCTGTTTGGTGCACTGGCACTCCTCCAACTCCACACTGCTGTCCCTGCCTGTTTCCTCGCACATGGTGCTGgcagacacactcacagcaaGCGGGCTGTTCAAGCTACATG GTCGCCAGGTCTTACATGCCCATGGTCACACAGGTGTAGCATCCATCACAGTGACCCTCACTCTtgtagag AGCTTATTTTCCACCCCTCTGACCACCTCCATGCAGCTGAGACTGGTGAAGGACATACAGTGGAGCAGACACACTCTGACCCTCTATAACCACCCTGAAATCACT GACAATTTAACCATAGTTCATGGCTCAGGACACTACATAGTGCATCTGCAGGACAAAGAACTTGCTAACATCACATACATGGAGGACAGCAATGTCATACAG gtATCTCCAACAAAGCCTGGCGTGTCCTCTCTCCTGGCTTATGACCTCTGTGTGGCCTCTGGTCAACCTGCAGTGGCCTCCCTGTCTGTATCTGAAATCTCTGGTTTCCAGATTGACTTTGTGGACATT GTGGAGGTACACCACAGCGCTTTGGTAGTGGCACGGGTTCTGAACTCTAATAGGGAGCCCTTCCCTCAGGCCTCCCTCGCCCTCATGCATCTGAAGCTTATCCCTTCTTCAGAAATCATCACTGTTGA gccAGCAGGACCTTTGGACAGGGTGTCTGTGGGTTACCGTGTGTTGAGTCATGCAGTAGGGGTGGTCAGCCTCCACCTGTCTGCAGTGGACAGCAGAGGGGGTGTCCACACCTCCTCTCACAAACAGCTGCAGGTCTACCCCAAATTCACCCTGCAGCCACGCAGCCTGGCGCTGGCAGTGGGCAGCATACGGCAG GTGAAATGGGAGGGGGGCCCTCAGCCCCAGTCCAGAATGGGCCTCTCAGTGAGTGACACTCGCATCGCCACGGTGACGGACACAGGATTGGTATGCGGCATTGCAGTGGGAGTGGTCAAAATAAGAGGGGCATTACAGACAGTTACTCAGGACAGTGGAGCCCTACTCACCTTTGCACAG GATGAGATAGATGTTGAGGTCTTCAGCTTGACTGCAGTGCGGATTCAGGCACCTCTGGTTCAGCTGTTTGTTGGCACTGAG ATGCCAGTTTATGTGATGGGCAGCGACAGCAGTCAGAACCCCCTTGCTCTGGGCAGTGTGGagtctggcctcctcttccACTGGAGTCTGGGCAATCCAGGCGTAGTGGACATCCAGCCAAGACACACGCAG GCTGGGGTCACGGTGTCTCCCGCTCACAGTTTCTCGGTGCTGGTGAAGGCGCGGGTGGTAGGCAGGACCAGTCTGAGAGTGACAGTCGAGCTTGCCAATCACACAGTGGAGAGCCCCCAGCAGCTTTCTGATGAGATACAATTAGtg GTGTTCCAGGAGATGCAGCTAAAAGAGGGGACCACCAGATCCATCCTCATGTCACCTTACTCTCAGTACACCTTACAGAGCAACAA AGATACCATCTGCCCTGTGCGCTAcgctctgtgtcagtgtgtgaaaggACAAGGGCTTGTCACTGTGGACTCTCAGGGGGTCCTGAGAACCGGCCCAGACACTGGCTCTGCTCTGTTGGAGGTCATTGCCGTGGAGACATGTGGGGTCAGCCAGACCCTGCTCATCAGTGTTCAG GTATCTCCAGTGTGGTTTGTGCGTCTGTTCATGCTGTCCCCGCACAGTGTACGAGGGAGAAGTCAGCCTGCCTTCCCGCTGGGCTGGACCATCAGAGTCAGGGCTTTGCTCTATGACAACCTGGGACAACAGTTTCACGCCCATAACATAAACACTCACATCCTCACCAACAG AGATGACCTGGTGCAGGTGATTCCAGATTCGGACGGACACTCTTTTGTGGTCCAAACAGTCTCTGCAGGGCTGACAGTTTTAGGGGTGCAGGGAGAACCCACCAACCCCTCCCTCAGTGACTACACTCCCCTCACTGTCCTCCCTGCTATTGCTGCCCCTCCACAATCATTCAAACCTggggatttattttgtttcagcaCCCTGCTCACAGGTGACCATG GCCAGCTAGGCCAGTGGGCTGTGTCATCAGACCAAATGCTTCTGATAGACCCAGAAACAGGGGCTGCCCTTGCAAAGCATCCTGGGACCGTGGTGGTCTACTACAAACTAGGAGGACAGCAAGCCCTTAAAGAG GTTAACGTGGACTCCCCTGTCATCCCAACACTGTTACCCCCAGTGCATGGCTTCCTGACCAACTGGCCTAATGCCTCATACTACTCTGTGCTGGTGGAGATGCACACCAATGTAAAAAACACAG CCTCATGCACCTTATCCCAGAGGAAGGCTATAGAGAGGAAACTGCATCCTGAGGCAGAGCTGCATTGTACCCTGCACTTTAGTGCCCCCTACCTGCAGCTCAACATTCTGCAGGCAGTCTTTGAAGCCTCTCCACACTATGACCCCGACACCG GTGCATACAGCTGTCGGGTGTCTGTCCAGCCCCAGGAGGAGTCTGTTCTCCAGATGCTCTCTACTCTCCCTCTCACTAtatctctctcagcctctctgagGAGCCagtctcccctccctctcctcccattGTTGTCTCTGTCGCAGCCTCTCTCTGGCCACCCGGTGAAGCTGCCCTATCTGCCAGCATTCCACTGCCCCATGTCGGCCCTGTCCCTGACTGGCTCACAGCCCAAAGCCGAGCTCACTGTGATGGGCACCAAGGACATGCTTTCATCCCTCAAG ttccacagcagcagcccagACGTGGTGCTGTCTGAGCCCAGACACTTTGAAGAGAGCTCCTCAGTGgtgctgtctgtctctacctCATGGGACAGGGTTCGGGGTCTGCCCCACCCAACCACCACTATCACTGTAAACACCAGTCTCACCCAGCAGACCTGCATCATCACAGTGACTGTACGTCCAGCCAGCCAAATGTCCACAGGTTAG